The Candidatus Eisenbacteria bacterium genome includes a window with the following:
- a CDS encoding ChbG/HpnK family deacetylase, which translates to MKSPPGRRRLLWTADDLGYSGPVNEGIALAHRQGLVRNASLLAGGPAFAGAVRLARQMPGLSLGVHLAAVEMRAVAPAARLPGLAGPDGSLPRDFLRFFARYATGSIRPSIVAIEWEAQIARVRDAGLEPLYLDSHQHLHLAPGLFEVTVRLAKRFGIRAVRAPADAAPGRAGPMRAAMLRALFGLGRRARTAARRAGLFTPDGTVGVAEAGRLRASHLRAALPWMGPGVWELVSHPGMGEPAGSPAGEWGDRPAELEMARDPALAEDLRRAGVEVVGYRDCL; encoded by the coding sequence ATGAAGTCCCCGCCCGGGCGGCGGCGCCTGCTGTGGACCGCCGACGACCTCGGCTACTCCGGGCCGGTCAACGAGGGCATCGCCCTGGCGCACCGCCAGGGCCTGGTGCGCAACGCCTCGCTGCTGGCCGGCGGCCCCGCCTTCGCGGGGGCGGTGCGGCTGGCCCGCCAGATGCCCGGGCTGAGCCTGGGGGTGCACCTGGCGGCGGTGGAGATGCGCGCGGTGGCACCCGCCGCGCGGCTGCCCGGCCTGGCCGGGCCGGACGGCTCCCTGCCCCGCGACTTCCTCCGCTTCTTCGCCCGCTATGCCACCGGCAGCATCCGCCCCTCGATCGTGGCGATCGAGTGGGAGGCGCAGATCGCCCGCGTCCGCGACGCGGGCCTCGAACCGCTCTACCTCGACAGCCATCAGCACCTCCACCTGGCCCCCGGGCTCTTCGAAGTCACCGTGCGCCTGGCGAAGCGCTTCGGCATCCGGGCGGTGCGCGCGCCGGCCGACGCGGCCCCCGGCCGGGCGGGCCCCATGCGCGCCGCGATGCTGCGCGCGCTCTTCGGCCTCGGCCGCCGGGCCCGCACCGCCGCCCGCCGCGCGGGGCTGTTCACCCCCGACGGCACGGTGGGCGTGGCCGAGGCCGGGCGCCTGCGGGCCAGCCACCTGCGCGCGGCCCTTCCGTGGATGGGGCCCGGGGTGTGGGAACTGGTCAGCCACCCCGGCATGGGCGAGCCCGCGGGCAGCCCCGCCGGCGAGTGGGGCGACCGCCCCGCGGAGCTGGAGATGGCGCGCGATCCCGCCCTGGCGGAGGACCTGCGCCGCGCGGGGGTGGAGGTGGTGGGCTACCGGGATTGCCTGTAG
- a CDS encoding MBOAT family protein, translating into MLFNSIQFLIFFAVVTALFFGLPHRFRWAMLLAASCWFYMAFIPVYLLILVFTIVIDYFAGIAIAGASGTRRRWFLVASIVANVGVLAFFKYYNFLNDNLAHALGLAGVSNPVPFLRIILPIGLSFHTFQAMSYTIEVYRGHHPAERHFGIYALYVMFYPQLVAGPIERPGNLLHQFHARHDFDPARVSDGLKLILWGLFQKVVVADRLAPFVNQVYDRPTQYEGLPLALATFFFAFQIYADFAGYSDIAIGAAQVMGFQLMTNFRRPYFARSIAEFWKRWHISLSTWFRDYLYISLGGNRVAKGRWLLNLMITFVVSGLWHGAKWTFVVWGGLNGLYLVSEIWAHDLWSRFRMGSWPAWLRHSSAALRMPLTFALACLAWVFFRANSTSDALHIVGHLFSGLGGSLSRLHDREFLKANVLLDQGPSEFLCALAVIAGLLAVQVYQERVHQQGGRVRDRLAARPVALRWAVYYVLIAAILFLGAFNRSRQFIYFQF; encoded by the coding sequence ATGCTCTTCAACTCGATCCAGTTCCTCATCTTCTTCGCCGTTGTCACCGCGCTGTTCTTCGGACTGCCGCACCGGTTCCGCTGGGCCATGTTGCTGGCCGCCAGCTGCTGGTTCTACATGGCGTTCATCCCCGTCTACCTGCTGATCCTGGTCTTCACCATCGTCATCGACTACTTCGCAGGCATCGCCATCGCGGGCGCCTCCGGGACGCGGCGGAGGTGGTTCCTGGTGGCCAGCATCGTGGCCAACGTGGGGGTGCTGGCGTTCTTCAAGTACTACAACTTCCTCAACGACAATCTGGCTCACGCGCTGGGCCTGGCGGGGGTGTCCAACCCGGTGCCCTTCCTGAGGATCATCCTGCCCATCGGGCTCTCCTTCCACACCTTCCAGGCCATGAGCTACACCATCGAGGTGTACCGCGGGCACCACCCGGCGGAGCGACACTTCGGGATCTACGCCCTGTACGTGATGTTCTACCCGCAACTGGTGGCCGGGCCCATCGAGCGGCCCGGCAACCTGCTGCACCAGTTCCACGCCAGGCACGACTTCGACCCCGCGAGGGTCTCCGACGGGCTGAAGCTCATCCTGTGGGGCCTGTTCCAGAAGGTGGTGGTGGCGGACCGGCTGGCGCCGTTCGTCAACCAGGTCTACGACCGGCCCACGCAGTACGAGGGCCTGCCCCTGGCCCTGGCCACGTTCTTCTTCGCGTTCCAGATCTACGCCGACTTCGCCGGCTACTCCGACATCGCCATCGGCGCCGCGCAGGTAATGGGCTTCCAGCTCATGACGAACTTCCGGCGCCCCTACTTCGCGCGCAGCATCGCCGAGTTCTGGAAGCGCTGGCACATTTCACTCAGCACCTGGTTCCGCGACTACCTGTACATCTCGCTGGGCGGCAACCGTGTCGCGAAGGGGCGCTGGCTGCTGAATCTCATGATCACCTTCGTGGTGAGCGGGCTGTGGCACGGGGCAAAGTGGACCTTCGTGGTGTGGGGCGGGCTCAACGGACTGTACCTGGTCTCGGAAATCTGGGCCCACGACCTGTGGAGCCGCTTCCGGATGGGGTCATGGCCCGCGTGGCTGCGCCACTCCTCCGCCGCGCTGCGCATGCCGCTGACGTTTGCGCTGGCGTGCCTGGCCTGGGTCTTCTTCCGGGCCAACAGCACCTCCGACGCGCTGCACATCGTGGGGCACCTGTTCTCCGGGCTGGGCGGCTCGCTGTCCCGGCTGCACGACCGGGAGTTCCTGAAGGCCAACGTGCTGCTGGACCAGGGCCCGTCGGAGTTCCTGTGCGCGCTCGCGGTGATCGCGGGCCTCCTCGCGGTGCAGGTGTACCAGGAGCGGGTGCACCAGCAGGGCGGCCGTGTCCGTGATCGGCTGGCCGCCCGCCCGGTGGCGCTCCGCTGGGCGGTGTACTACGTGCTGATCGCAGCCATCCTGTTCCTCGGGGCGTTCAACCGCTCCCGGCAGTTCATCTACTTCCAGTTCTAG
- a CDS encoding O-antigen ligase family protein, giving the protein MKPSTAPTPPQPRLPVRHHPGSGRWWTKIIPVAALLGAAYYIGLLIQRPERRVIQSAAGALLLYLAFRLSIYQSLAFFLVVYPYPTFTSVGSTNTLILFVIAVVWAVRVTTGELKMTFRGLLTPVFPLIILGYLLSTYSIQTEEHLQGSIGILFDVLSCLMLYFMVVNFVTDERSLRRTLYFFGISSILIHFVAVYEVLFPGRAFLPGWLISERTTFLNARFGVRTGGPFRDFELLSEYCAVTIPLVLFLWLRSPRGGRMFWGVVLGLTVFSQFATVTRGGFVSLILGLAYLAWMLRKELGVVKTVTGFATVLVLLAGIGVVLPSMFRMESLFERLERTKLEKGLPDSRAFTWTQSWKRAQEHIFLGHGPQFTSGSGLTRYYWPHNGYLFLWVTIGLTGLVGYVAAFLTCFFATGRYRGPYMSGDFVPGLLTALHVSWLVFMVDQAKIDFGRNPIYFQFTWLLMGLTSAVWAIARHDARAREAAGIPAGVPGVAGSAALAGAAGVPGAAGVAGAAPGAEPVPGAGLPAPGPGRTRKIMGPA; this is encoded by the coding sequence ATGAAGCCCAGCACCGCGCCGACCCCCCCCCAGCCCCGGCTGCCGGTCCGGCATCACCCCGGCAGTGGCCGCTGGTGGACGAAGATCATTCCCGTCGCCGCCCTGCTGGGCGCGGCGTACTACATCGGCCTGCTCATCCAGAGGCCCGAGCGGCGCGTCATCCAGTCCGCTGCGGGCGCGCTGCTGCTCTACCTCGCCTTCCGCCTGAGCATCTACCAGAGTCTCGCGTTCTTCCTGGTGGTGTACCCCTACCCGACATTCACCAGCGTGGGCAGCACCAACACCCTGATTCTCTTCGTGATCGCGGTGGTGTGGGCGGTGCGCGTCACCACCGGCGAACTGAAGATGACCTTCCGCGGGCTGCTGACACCGGTGTTCCCGCTGATCATCCTGGGCTACCTGCTGTCCACCTATTCCATCCAGACCGAGGAGCACCTGCAGGGCAGCATCGGCATCCTGTTCGACGTGCTCTCGTGCCTGATGCTGTACTTCATGGTGGTCAACTTCGTCACCGACGAGAGATCGCTGCGACGGACGCTGTACTTCTTCGGGATCTCCTCGATCCTGATCCACTTTGTGGCCGTCTACGAGGTGCTCTTCCCGGGCCGGGCGTTCCTCCCCGGATGGCTGATCTCGGAGCGCACCACGTTCCTCAACGCCCGCTTCGGGGTGCGCACCGGCGGGCCCTTCCGCGACTTCGAGCTGCTCTCGGAGTACTGCGCCGTGACCATCCCGCTGGTGCTGTTCCTGTGGCTGCGCTCGCCCCGCGGGGGCCGGATGTTCTGGGGCGTGGTGCTGGGCCTGACCGTGTTCTCGCAGTTCGCCACCGTGACCCGCGGCGGCTTCGTGAGCCTGATCCTGGGCCTCGCCTACCTGGCCTGGATGTTGCGCAAGGAGCTGGGCGTGGTGAAGACCGTCACCGGCTTCGCCACCGTGCTGGTCCTGCTCGCGGGAATCGGGGTGGTGCTGCCCAGTATGTTCCGCATGGAGTCGCTGTTCGAGCGACTGGAGCGCACCAAGCTCGAGAAGGGCCTGCCCGACTCGCGCGCCTTCACCTGGACCCAATCGTGGAAGCGGGCCCAGGAGCACATCTTCCTGGGCCATGGGCCGCAGTTCACCTCCGGCAGCGGGCTGACGAGGTACTACTGGCCGCACAACGGCTACCTGTTCCTGTGGGTGACCATCGGGCTGACCGGCCTGGTGGGCTACGTGGCGGCGTTCCTCACCTGCTTCTTCGCCACCGGCCGATACCGAGGGCCCTACATGAGCGGCGACTTCGTGCCCGGCCTGCTCACCGCGCTGCACGTGTCGTGGCTGGTATTCATGGTGGACCAGGCCAAGATCGACTTCGGCCGCAACCCGATCTACTTCCAGTTCACCTGGCTGCTCATGGGGCTCACGTCGGCGGTGTGGGCCATCGCCAGGCACGACGCGCGGGCGCGCGAGGCGGCGGGGATCCCGGCGGGTGTCCCAGGTGTGGCGGGTTCGGCGGCTTTGGCCGGTGCGGCGGGCGTGCCCGGTGCGGCAGGAGTGGCGGGCGCCGCTCCCGGAGCGGAACCCGTGCCGGGCGCGGGCCTGCCTGCGCCCGGGCCGGGCAGGACTCGCAAGATCATGGGCCCCGCCTAG
- a CDS encoding PAS domain S-box protein — MVPSGSPELPESRRPQSASQAEILLGHAPFGAALLDLELRYTYINPLLAAINGVPAADHLGRTPGEVIPELAPIVEPNLRRTLETRTPVLGQVIRCEAPGRPGEPRAWSMNCYPLFNEAREVTGVGCAVGDVTERLAAQDILQQSEERLRLVVRATNDAVWDQDLSTRVVWWGEGLATLFGYAPEENALPTSWFYERVHPDDRMRVRMGIRAAVMDGGTRWDDEFGFLKRDGSYARVAGRGTVLRDSSGTPRRMIGALQDITARLLAEERLAAVESRYRVLVEQSMAGIYIIQDGRFAYVNPKLAEIFGTTPGEMVDTLTVGEVVHEEDRAKVLENIRRRVEGETRSAHYSFRIVRRDGQVRVAEVHGSRTIYNGRAAVIGLLMDVTEQRRMEEQLRQTQKMEAVGRLAGGVAHDFNNLLTVISGYSELLLERMGAADPLLHDVEEIRRAAQRAAAMTRQLLAFSRQQVLTPRVLDVGEVVAGMERMLRRLIVEHVVLTCTTGPGLWPVRVDPGQMEQVVLNLALNARDAMSGGGRLTLEAANVDLSEGHPGLRIAAPAGPYVALRVRDTGAGMDPATLEHMFEPFFTTRGPGQGTGLGASTVFGIVEQSGGTLEVESAPGRGTTVTVYLPRCPDPVEPGRGGGDAAVAGGSETILLAEDEEQVRHLAAAVLREAGYAVIESADGDEAFARAAEGLRIDAVVSDVVMPGTGGPELVRRLRASRPGLRALYVSGYSADAVVQGWEPGPGTRALQKPFHTEALVRAVRELLDGPEATA, encoded by the coding sequence ATGGTGCCATCCGGAAGCCCGGAACTCCCGGAATCCCGCCGGCCCCAATCCGCGTCGCAGGCGGAGATCCTGCTGGGCCACGCCCCCTTCGGTGCGGCGCTGCTCGACCTCGAGCTCCGCTACACCTACATCAACCCCCTCCTGGCGGCCATCAACGGCGTCCCGGCGGCCGACCACCTGGGGCGCACCCCCGGGGAAGTCATCCCCGAGCTGGCCCCGATCGTGGAACCGAACCTCCGCCGCACCCTGGAGACCCGCACCCCGGTGCTGGGCCAGGTCATCCGGTGCGAGGCCCCCGGCCGGCCCGGCGAGCCGCGGGCGTGGTCCATGAACTGCTACCCGCTCTTCAACGAGGCCCGCGAGGTGACCGGCGTGGGCTGCGCCGTGGGCGATGTGACCGAGCGGCTCGCGGCCCAGGACATCCTGCAGCAGAGCGAGGAACGGCTGCGGCTGGTGGTGCGCGCCACCAACGACGCGGTGTGGGACCAGGACCTGTCCACGCGGGTGGTGTGGTGGGGCGAGGGCCTGGCCACGCTGTTCGGCTACGCCCCGGAGGAGAACGCGCTGCCCACGTCGTGGTTCTACGAGCGGGTCCACCCGGACGACCGGATGCGCGTGCGCATGGGAATCCGCGCCGCGGTGATGGATGGCGGAACGCGCTGGGACGACGAGTTCGGATTCCTCAAGCGCGACGGCTCCTATGCGCGCGTGGCCGGCCGCGGGACGGTGCTCCGCGACTCCAGCGGCACGCCCCGGCGCATGATCGGCGCCCTGCAGGACATCACCGCCCGGTTGCTGGCGGAGGAACGCCTGGCCGCGGTGGAGTCGCGCTACCGGGTGCTGGTGGAACAGTCCATGGCCGGGATCTACATCATCCAGGACGGGCGGTTCGCGTATGTGAACCCCAAGCTGGCCGAGATCTTCGGCACCACTCCGGGGGAGATGGTGGACACCCTCACCGTGGGCGAAGTGGTGCACGAGGAGGACCGCGCGAAGGTGCTGGAGAACATCCGCCGGCGCGTGGAGGGCGAAACGCGGAGCGCGCACTACAGCTTCCGCATCGTCCGCCGCGACGGCCAGGTGCGCGTCGCGGAGGTCCACGGCTCCAGGACCATCTACAACGGCCGCGCCGCGGTGATCGGCCTGCTCATGGATGTCACCGAGCAGCGCCGGATGGAGGAACAGCTCCGCCAGACGCAGAAGATGGAGGCCGTCGGCCGCCTGGCCGGCGGGGTGGCGCACGACTTCAACAACCTGCTCACGGTCATCAGCGGCTACTCCGAGCTGCTGCTGGAGCGCATGGGCGCCGCCGACCCGCTGCTGCACGACGTGGAGGAGATCCGCCGCGCCGCCCAGCGGGCCGCGGCCATGACCCGCCAGCTGCTCGCGTTCAGCCGGCAACAGGTGCTCACGCCGCGGGTGCTGGACGTCGGCGAGGTGGTGGCGGGCATGGAACGCATGCTGCGCCGGCTGATCGTGGAGCACGTGGTGCTCACCTGCACCACCGGCCCGGGCCTGTGGCCGGTCCGGGTGGACCCGGGCCAGATGGAGCAGGTGGTGCTCAACCTGGCGCTCAACGCCCGCGACGCCATGTCCGGCGGCGGCCGGCTCACCCTGGAGGCCGCCAACGTGGACCTGTCCGAGGGGCACCCCGGGCTGCGCATCGCCGCCCCGGCGGGCCCCTACGTGGCGCTGCGCGTGCGCGACACCGGGGCGGGCATGGACCCCGCCACCCTGGAACACATGTTCGAACCGTTCTTCACCACGCGGGGCCCCGGCCAGGGCACGGGCCTGGGGGCGTCCACGGTGTTCGGGATCGTGGAGCAGAGCGGCGGCACGCTGGAGGTGGAGAGCGCGCCGGGCAGGGGGACCACCGTCACGGTGTACCTTCCGCGCTGCCCGGACCCGGTGGAGCCGGGCCGCGGCGGGGGAGACGCGGCCGTCGCGGGCGGGTCCGAGACGATCCTGCTGGCGGAGGACGAGGAGCAGGTGCGGCACCTGGCGGCCGCGGTGCTCCGCGAGGCGGGCTACGCGGTGATCGAGTCCGCGGACGGCGACGAGGCGTTCGCCCGCGCGGCGGAGGGGCTGCGGATTGACGCGGTGGTCTCGGACGTGGTGATGCCCGGCACGGGCGGGCCGGAGCTGGTGCGGCGGCTGCGCGCGTCGCGGCCGGGGCTGCGGGCCCTGTACGTGTCCGGCTATTCCGCGGACGCGGTGGTGCAGGGCTGGGAACCGGGGCCGGGCACGCGGGCGCTGCAGAAGCCCTTCCACACCGAGGCCCTGGTGCGCGCGGTGCGCGAGTTGCTCGACGGCCCGGAAGCGACGGCCTAG
- a CDS encoding TIGR01777 family protein has protein sequence MDPSHADPTPDGHPGEAPTAREEHAGNPRVLVSGASGLVGSRVCARLAAAGASVTALGRDRGGPPAAGFLPWDPERGELDGPALEGLDAVVHLAGENISAGRWTAERRRRIRSSRVDGTRLLAGRLAGLAHPPRVMVCASAVGYYGDRGAEWLTEDSPPGQGFMAELCRDWEAACGPAGRAGIRVVSLRTGVVLTSAGGMLPRLIPLFRLGLGGRLGGGGQYMPWIAMEDLLEVIRRALTDDSLRGPVNAVAPQAVTNAEFTRALAAALRRPAGFAVPAFALRLALGGMADGLLLASARVRPARLEAAGYDFRLPGLDAALAGDS, from the coding sequence ATGGATCCGTCCCACGCAGACCCCACCCCCGACGGCCACCCGGGGGAAGCACCCACGGCCCGGGAGGAACACGCCGGGAATCCGCGCGTGCTGGTGAGCGGCGCGTCCGGCCTGGTGGGCTCGCGGGTGTGTGCGCGACTCGCGGCCGCGGGAGCGAGCGTGACGGCCCTGGGCCGTGACCGCGGCGGCCCACCGGCCGCGGGCTTCCTGCCCTGGGATCCGGAGCGCGGCGAACTGGATGGACCCGCGCTGGAAGGCCTCGACGCCGTGGTGCACCTGGCCGGCGAGAACATCTCGGCGGGGCGCTGGACCGCGGAGCGCCGCCGGCGGATCCGCTCCAGCCGCGTGGACGGGACCCGTCTGCTGGCGGGGCGCCTGGCCGGGCTGGCCCATCCGCCGCGCGTCATGGTGTGCGCCTCCGCGGTCGGCTACTACGGCGACCGGGGCGCGGAGTGGCTCACCGAGGACAGCCCGCCGGGCCAGGGGTTCATGGCGGAACTGTGCCGCGACTGGGAGGCCGCCTGCGGGCCCGCCGGGCGCGCCGGCATCCGCGTGGTCTCCCTGCGCACCGGCGTGGTGCTCACGTCCGCAGGCGGCATGCTGCCGCGGCTGATCCCGCTGTTCCGGCTGGGCCTGGGAGGCCGGCTGGGCGGCGGCGGCCAATACATGCCGTGGATCGCGATGGAGGACCTGCTGGAAGTGATCCGGCGCGCCTTGACCGACGACTCGCTGCGCGGGCCGGTGAACGCCGTCGCGCCGCAGGCCGTCACCAACGCGGAGTTCACGCGGGCCCTGGCCGCGGCGCTGCGCCGCCCGGCGGGGTTCGCGGTTCCGGCGTTCGCGCTGCGGCTGGCGCTGGGGGGGATGGCCGACGGGCTGCTGCTGGCCAGCGCCCGGGTGCGCCCGGCGCGGCTGGAGGCCGCGGGGTACGACTTCCGGCTCCCGGGGCTGGACGCCGCGCTGGCCGGGGACTCCTAG
- a CDS encoding MgtC/SapB family protein, translating into MFADFWEITWPLLLSIFLGGLVGWERERANKPAGIRTHALVSLGSCMFLLIATEGPRLWVRHHNLSMQFSVDPTRLAQGVVTGVGFLGAGAIMQSGFSVHGLTTAATIWLVCAAGASVGSGLWELGLSGTVCALIVLRGMRFLERPGSRKTHANGGTAPPGPDHEERV; encoded by the coding sequence ATGTTCGCGGATTTCTGGGAAATCACCTGGCCGCTGCTGCTCTCGATCTTCCTCGGTGGCCTGGTGGGCTGGGAGCGCGAGCGCGCCAACAAGCCGGCGGGCATCCGCACCCACGCGCTGGTCTCGCTGGGCTCGTGCATGTTCCTGCTCATCGCCACCGAGGGGCCCCGGCTGTGGGTGCGCCATCACAACCTCTCGATGCAGTTCTCTGTGGATCCCACGCGGCTCGCACAGGGCGTGGTGACCGGGGTGGGCTTCCTGGGAGCGGGCGCGATCATGCAGTCGGGCTTCTCGGTGCACGGGCTGACCACGGCGGCCACCATCTGGCTGGTGTGCGCGGCCGGGGCGTCGGTGGGATCGGGGCTGTGGGAGCTGGGGCTGTCCGGCACGGTGTGCGCGCTCATCGTGCTGCGGGGGATGCGCTTCCTGGAGCGACCGGGCTCGCGCAAGACCCACGCCAACGGCGGCACCGCCCCCCCGGGCCCGGACCACGAGGAACGGGTCTAG
- a CDS encoding DUF5615 family PIN-like protein, whose protein sequence is MKKRSAASNTSKPLEGFTFLVEESLGRRVAEQLRSAGFDVVCQIESTRTGIPDEEVFKLASENRWVVLSKDSRTRYRTIERQAIADFRLAVFQLAHGNLTAQEMADAFIAARSLMGRILRSSPPPFVVGLNRHGKKTRFLSGSRLIEGKGGAGRHRTP, encoded by the coding sequence TTGAAGAAGCGCTCCGCTGCGAGCAATACCAGCAAGCCGCTTGAAGGCTTCACCTTCCTCGTGGAGGAGTCGCTCGGGAGACGCGTGGCCGAGCAACTCCGTTCCGCCGGGTTCGACGTGGTGTGCCAAATCGAAAGCACGCGTACCGGGATTCCGGACGAGGAAGTATTCAAACTCGCTTCGGAGAATCGCTGGGTCGTGCTGAGCAAGGACTCAAGAACACGCTACCGGACGATCGAGAGGCAGGCGATCGCAGACTTCCGGCTGGCTGTCTTTCAACTGGCTCACGGGAACCTGACCGCGCAGGAGATGGCGGACGCCTTCATAGCTGCACGCTCCTTGATGGGACGCATTCTCCGCAGTTCGCCCCCTCCATTCGTCGTTGGGCTCAACAGGCACGGGAAGAAGACGCGGTTTCTCTCCGGCAGCAGGCTGATTGAGGGCAAGGGGGGAGCCGGGCGGCACCGGACTCCCTGA
- a CDS encoding DUF433 domain-containing protein produces MRNEGRSLYGGLNPRDVPVYGIAEAAGYLGIPVSTLRSWTVGQHYRRDGEWRDFNPIIGIPRTGENLLSFTNICEAHVCDALRRVHDIPFQRIRSAIHHLREWFPERTHPLIENSFATSGVELFVERASSLINLTQPGQVAIREILNLYLKRVEFDEQGLAHRLFPFTWRTERPTDSPRVVVLDPCILFGRPALVGSRIATSIVYERWAAGESVQTLAADYCREVQEIEEALRCEQYQQAA; encoded by the coding sequence ATGAGGAACGAAGGGCGAAGTCTCTACGGGGGCCTCAATCCAAGGGACGTTCCGGTCTACGGCATCGCTGAGGCCGCAGGATACCTGGGCATCCCGGTCTCCACTCTGAGATCGTGGACCGTGGGGCAGCACTACAGGCGTGATGGCGAGTGGAGGGACTTCAATCCGATCATCGGGATTCCGAGGACCGGAGAGAACTTGCTTTCCTTCACTAACATATGTGAGGCCCATGTCTGTGACGCGCTCAGGCGCGTCCACGATATTCCTTTCCAGCGCATTCGATCGGCCATTCACCACTTGAGGGAGTGGTTCCCGGAACGTACCCATCCGCTGATCGAGAATAGCTTCGCCACTTCTGGAGTTGAGCTGTTCGTGGAACGCGCGAGCAGCCTCATTAATCTGACCCAGCCCGGTCAGGTGGCAATTCGCGAGATCCTGAATCTGTACCTGAAGCGCGTCGAGTTTGACGAGCAAGGCCTGGCACACAGACTGTTCCCCTTCACTTGGAGAACCGAGAGACCCACGGATTCCCCTCGCGTGGTCGTGCTGGACCCGTGCATCCTGTTTGGGCGCCCCGCCCTGGTGGGAAGTAGAATCGCAACTTCAATCGTGTATGAGCGCTGGGCCGCCGGGGAGTCCGTACAGACTCTGGCTGCGGACTACTGCAGAGAAGTGCAAGAGATTGAAGAAGCGCTCCGCTGCGAGCAATACCAGCAAGCCGCTTGA